A genomic window from Lycium barbarum isolate Lr01 chromosome 4, ASM1917538v2, whole genome shotgun sequence includes:
- the LOC132637818 gene encoding uncharacterized protein LOC132637818 → MNSSLIWNIRSVNTQQAFERVVLLHRQKHFNYVALLEPFQHVRHIDMYKLWLNMGTSWHNVNGKIWIFVDAEIQVEIMRDTEQLLSCRFTHLGDGQELVLTVVYASTDRSGRIALWEDLYDMSSHITIPWLVGGDFNVITDDIEKFGGLPVQFAETEDFRQCIDICQLMDLGFTGSMFTWWNGRSDEACIFKRLDRCLGNQALQNCFPNLEVEHLIKQGSDQSPLLVGRALSKWSRDTYGDIFKQIETLEEVVQVHEQEFEQNPTGLNRERVQADLIRFYAIEEKFWRQKAGMLWFQDGDRNTKFFHAHVNGKRRKLQLQRIQDHTEEQNQQLYEMPDEAEVKRAVLV, encoded by the exons ATGAATAGCTCATTAATATGGAATATAAGGTCTGTAAACACTCAACAGGCCTTTGAGAGGGTAGTACTATTGCATAGACAGAAACATTTTAATTATGTTGCCTTACTAGAGCCTTTCCAGCATGTTAGACATATTGACATGTACAAATTGTGGTTAAATATGGGGACATCATGGCATAATGTGAATGGGAAGATTTGGATTTTTGTGGATGcagaaattcaagtagaaataatGAGAGATACAGAACAACTGTTATCCTGTAGATTCACTCATTTGGGTGATGGGCAAGAGTTGGTGCTTACAGTTGTTTATGCGAGTACTGATAGAAGTGGGAGAATAGCTCTATGGGAGGATCTATATGACATGTCTTCACACATCACCATCCCATGGCTTGTGGgtggggattttaatgtcattacagATGACATTGAGAAATTTGGGGGTCTTCCTGTACAGTTTGCAGAAACAGAGGATTTTAGACAATGTATAGACATTTGCCAACTGATGGATCTTGGTTTTACTGGAAGTAtgttcacatggtggaatgggagatcGGATGAGGCTTGTATATTTAAAAGACTGGACAGATGTTTGGGAAATCAGGCTCTGCAGAATTGTTTTCCTAATTTGGAGGTAGAGCATCTCATTAAACAAGGTTCTGACCAGTCCCCCTTGCTG GTGGGAAGAGCTCTCTCTAAGTGGAGTAGGGACACTTATggtgatatcttcaagcaaatTGAAACTCTAGAGGAAGTGGTGCAGGTGCATGAGCAAGAATTTGAACAGAATCCTACAGGGCTTAACAGGGAAAGGGTACAAGCTGATCTGATCAGGTTTTATGCTAttgaagaaaaattttggagacaaaaagcaggGATGCTGTGGTTTCAGGATGGAGATAGGAACACAAAATTCTTTCATGCTCATGTCAAtggaaagagaagaaagctacaATTACAGAGAATTCAAGATCATACAG aagaacaaaatcaacaactctATGAAATGCCAGATGAAGCAGAGGTGAAAAGAGCAGTTTTGGTTTAA